From one Malus sylvestris chromosome 1, drMalSylv7.2, whole genome shotgun sequence genomic stretch:
- the LOC126632398 gene encoding serine/threonine-protein kinase PCRK1-like codes for MKCFYNFYNRDKDDEPKSPKSISTRSASSFFSLDRDPRKSSSEFNSQNATAELSTTSSAKSFAALSQRQSNNLREFTCSELKAATKNFSLSLMLGEGGFGGVYRGHIQSTEDQHQRIDVAVKQLSKRGLQGHKEWVTEVNVLGVVVHPNLVKLLGYCAEDDERGIQRLLVYEYMPNRSVQDHLSSRFQIALPWGTRMKIAQDTARGLAYLHEGMEFQIIFRDFKSSNILLDEQWNAKLSDFGMARLGPSDGLSHVSTAVVGTVGYAAPEYIQTGHLTSKSDVWSYGVFLLELITGRRPVDRNRPKNEQKLMEWVRPHLSSDPKKFRVILDPRLEGKYSIKAAQKLATVASRCLVRAPKSRPKMSEVLEMVNRIMETTDMGSPELPLHNVDSKEDYFGESKRESLMRRLVDPFIGENCCLNWRIGRPKIVNPC; via the exons ATGAAGTGTTTTTATAATTTCTACAACAGAGATAAGGATGATGAACCAAAGTCTCCTAAGTCTATCTCTACTCGTTCAGCTTCCTCGTTCTTTTCGCTCGATCGCGACCCAAGAAAATCTAGTTCCGAGTTCAATTCTCAGAATGCCACTGCAGAGCTTAGTACAACATCGTCTGCGAAGTCATTTGCAGCATTGTCTCAGAGACAGAGTAATAATCTCAGAGAATTCACATGCTCGGAGTTAAAAGCAGCAACAAAGAACTTTAGTCTCTCCCTCATGCTTGGAGAGGGTGGTTTCGGCGGGGTGTATAGGGGTCATATCCAGAGCACAGAAGATCAACATCAAAGAATAGATGTTGCTGTTAAACAACTGAGTAAAAGGGGACTTCAG GGCCATAAAGAGTGGGTGACTGAGGTTAATGTTTTAGGGGTTGTTGTGCATCCAAATCTTGTCAAGCTGTTAGGCTACTGTGCTGAGGATGACGAAAGAGGGATTCAACGGCTCCTGGTATACGAATATATGCCCAACAGAAGTGTGCAAGACCACTTATCAAGCCGATTTCAGATAGCTCTTCCATGGGGCACAAGAATGAAAATAGCCCAGGATACTGCCCGAGGCTTAGCATACCTCCATGAGGGGATGGAATTTCAG ATTATCTTCAGGGATTTCAAGTCTTCAAACATATTGTTAGATGAGCAATGGAATGCAAAGTTGTCGGACTTCGGTATGGCCAGACTTGGGCCTTCAGATGGATTGAGCCATGTCTCTACCGCG GTTGTTGGAACAGTAGGATATGCAGCTCCTGAATACATTCAAACTGGGCATCTCACGTCGAAAAGTGATGTGTGGAGTTATGGAGTTTTCCTTTTAGAACTCATTACAGGCAGACGACCTGTGGACAGAAACCGACCCAAGAACGAGCAAAAACTCATGGAATGGGTGAGGCCACACCTCTCTTCCGATCCAAAAAAGTTCCGGGTGATTTTGGATCCAAGGCTTGAAGGAAAGTATTCCATCAAGGCAGCCCAAAAACTAGCAACTGTAGCCAGCCGGTGCTTGGTGCGAGCGCCTAAATCACGCCCCAAAATGAGTGAAGTCTTGGAGATGGTGAACCGAATTATGGAGACGACAGATATGGGAAGCCCGGAACTCCCTTTACACAATGTGGACTCGAAAGAAGATTATTTCGGAGAATCcaaaagagagagtttgatgAGGAGGCTTGTGGATCCATTCATCGGAGAGAACTGTTGCTTAAATTGGCGAATAGGGAGACCAAAGATTGTAAATCCTTGTTGA
- the LOC126632431 gene encoding OVARIAN TUMOR DOMAIN-containing deubiquitinating enzyme 9, with protein sequence MLNEQMKTYNLDPDVLRWGLHLLDVCTLSNDNSHSTVTRYDQDFSQVEYVREGYVEPCIVENDEIIAHAYQEELSRFASVETSGASGYGDGQLEASILEQDWLGPSTRHSGSGLENVQDAVNDFGRNMDTDDYRHNQHGVDDPRRNGNEVASDHCEGEYSINGEDFLHSLDITDEFSLDGEVGRRLNQMASVPHVPKTNEKLPSEDEQLSDHQRLLDRLQLYDLVECKVQGDGNCQFRALSDQLYRSPEYHGVVRDQIIQQLMSHPEMYEGYVLMGYVDYLNKMSKNGEWGDHVTLQAAADSYGVKIFVITSFRDTCYIEILPHVQKSNRVICLSFWAEVHYNSIYPEGELPPPSLRKKKKWWNL encoded by the exons ATGTTAAACGAGCAGATGAAGACATATAACCTTGATCCCGACGTGCTTCGCTGGGGTCTCCATCTCTTGGATGTTTGCACATTGTCGAATGATAATTCTCATAGTACTGTTACGCGATACGACCAGGATTTTAGTCAAGTAGAGTATGTTAGAGAAGGTTATGTTGAGCCTTGTATTGTGGAGAATGATGAGATTATAGCTCATGCTTATCAAGAAGAGTTGTCGAGGTTCGCTTCTGTAGAAACATCTGGAGCTTCTGGTTATGGAGATGGGCAGTTGGAAGCGTCAATTCTTGAGCAGGATTGGCTTGGTCCATCAACTAGGCACAGTGGTTCTG GGCTTGAAAATGTTCAGGATGCAGTAAATGATTTCGGCAGAAATATGGACACCGATGATTATAGACATAATCAACATGGGGTGGATGATCCAAGGAGAAATGGAAACGAGGTAGCAAGTGATCACTgcgaaggagaatactctattaATGGGGAAGACTTTTTGCATTCACTGGACATAACAGATGAATTTTCTCTTGATGGTGAAGTAGGGAGAAGATTGAATCAGATGGCTTCTGTACCT CATGTTCCTAAAACGAATGAAAAATTACCCTCAGAGGATGAACAGTTATCAGATCATCAGAGGCTTTTGGATAG GCTGCAATTGTATGATTTGGTGGAGTGTAAGGTCCAGGGAGATGGTAACTGTCAG TTTCGTGCTTTATCAGATCAACTATATCGTTCTCCTGAATACCATGGTGTTGTAAGAGACCAAATTATTCAACAG CTGATGAGTCACCCTGAAATGTACGAGGGTTACGTTCTTATGGGTTATGTTGATTATCTAAACAAGATGAGCAA GAATGGTGAATGGGGTGATCATGTCACATTGCAGGCTGCCGCAGATTCG TATGGTGTCAAGATATTTGTAATAACTTCTTTCCGAGATACATGTTACATTGAAATCCTTCCTCACGTTCAAAAGTCCAATAGAG TTATCTGCTTGAGCTTTTGGGCCGAAGTGCATTACAATTCGATTTATCCCGAAGGAG AACTTCCTCCGCCCAGCttaaggaaaaagaagaaatggtGGAACCTTTGA
- the LOC126632372 gene encoding pumilio homolog 4-like isoform X1 encodes MATGSNIDMLSTLDNNLQGSNGNLEDALQSELELILREQRNQHAIHRERDMNMYRSGSAPPTVEGSLTAVGSLFRNSDFRDVTSRISNNNGVLSEDEIRSHPAYLSYYYSHDNINPRLPPPLLSREDWRVAQRFQGGGSSFEGIGDWRRKKLADDGDSLSLFSTQLGLQRAEDELMGLRNAKGCNLPKQTSSEWLDRSSDGLIGLSTTGFGGRRKSFADILQEGLDQTASLSGPLSRPSSHNTFGDIMDPTGMTDPHPVGLSNGVESAEGMHNGAAPHGLVGVRSHGPMASHSFASAVGPSLPRSRTPEQLFGRSTSSGLLPVGSRVFPTERKNVASPDIKNDRSSSMNDLADISANFSGLSLSKIRPVDDDRCIQSQLHVDLDNQHDFLFKMPNGHQRLQPELLEKANAEIFSLPTNHAHLAKKNGIITNRTTSSGQANFSRRTSSPSLYSKGSSSGFGALEGSNVHYQEANPPGMDFDGHVAGAYPVNLKLNMTSDNHLGAVAIGDEQSLNRLGNKVGPGLHSSVMDPSYIQFLQRTDYAARNVTSPSGYPLSKNHFGTLHGDLEGLQKAYLEALLAQRKQQYELSVLGKSGGFNHGYFGNPPYGLGMYPGNPMANSLHPSIGYGSPMFESEKIARFNSMLRSSMGGSVSSWNSDIGNNLEGRHASSLLDEFKNNKNKSFEFADIVDHVIEFSTDQYGSRFIQQKLETATVEEKMKIFPEIIPHARALMTDVFGNYVVQKFFEHGTESQRKELTSQLTGHVLPLSLQMYGCRVIQKALEVVDVNHQAQMVSELDGSIMKCVRDQNGNHVIQKCIECIPQDKIQFIISSFYGQVVTLSTHPYGCRVIQRVLEHCNDSNTQQIIMDEIMQSVCILAQDQYGNYVIQHVLEHGKPHERTAIIHKLAGQIVKMSQQKFASNVVEKCLTFGNADERQFLVNEMLGSTDENEPLQAMMKDPFGNYVVQKVLETCDDQSLELILSRIKVHLTALKKYTYGKHIVSRVEKLITTGERRIGLSASCSS; translated from the exons ATGGCTACGGGGAGTAACATAGATATGCTATCAACCCTAGATAATAATCTGCAAGGATCCAATGGGAATTTAGAAGATGCTTTACAGAGTGAGCTTGAATTGATTCTGAGAGAGCAGCGCAATCAGCATGCCATTCATCGGGAGAGGGACATGAATATGTATAGGAGCGGCAGTGCCCCGCCAACTGTTGAGGGTTCGCTAACTGCTGTGGGTAGTCTCTTTAGGAACTCAGATTTTAGGGATGTGACTAGTAGGATTAGTAATAACAATGGGGTTTTGTCCGAAGATGAGATTCGATCTCATCCTGCTTATCTTTCGTACTACTATTCGCATGATAATATTAACCCAAGATTGCCTCCACCGTTGTTGTCGAGAGAGGATTGGCGTGTTGCACAGAGGTTTCAGGGTGGTGGGTCTTCTTTTGAAGGCATTGGGGACTGGAGGAGGAAGAAGTTGGCTGATGATGGTGATAGTTTGTCGCTGTTTTCCACACAGTTGGGACTACAAAGGGCAGAGGATGAGTTGATGGGGTTGAGGAATGCTAAAGGTTGCAATCTCCCTAAACAGACATCATCTGAGTGGCTTGATAGAAGCTCAGATGGTTTGATTGGTTTGTCGACAACTGGGTTTGGTGGAAGGAGAAAGAGTTTTGCTGACATTTTACAG GAAGGACTTGATCAAACTGCGTCCTTGTCAGGTCCCCTGTCAAGGCCATCAAGTCATAACACTTTTGGTGATATCATGGATCCCACAGGCATGACTGATCCCCATCCAGTTGGGTTATCTAATGGAGTGGAGTCTGCAGAGGGTATGCATAATGGAGCAGCTCCACATGGCCTGGTGGGAGTTCGGAGCCATGGCCCAATGGCTTCTCATTCCTTTGCATCTGCTGTGGGTCCTTCTTTGCCAAGAAGCAGAACCCCTGAACAACTATTTGGCAGGTCCACCAGTTCTGGTCTCCTCCCTGTAGGGAGTAGAGTATTCCCTACCGAGAGGAAGAATGTTGCTAGTCCAGATATTAAAAATGATCGTTCTTCCAGCATGAATGATCTGGCTGATATTTCAGCCAATTTTTCTGGCTTAAGCCTGTCAAAAATTAGACCTGTAGATGATGATAGATGTATTCAGTCGCAGCTTCATGTGGATCTTGATAATCAGCATGATTTTCTGTTTAAGATGCCAAATGGGCATCAGAGGCTGCAGCCGGAACTGTTAGAGAAGGCAAATGCTGAAATTTTTTCTCTTCCTACTAATCATGCTCATCTAGCAAAGAAAAATGGAATCATAACAAACCGTACTACATCCTCTGGGCAAGCTAATTTTTCAAGAAGAACTTCTTCTCCCAGTCTGTACTCAAAAGGGAGTTCTTCAGGCTTTGGAGCTTTGGAAGGATCTAATGTTCATTACCAAGAAGCAAATCCACCAGGTATGGACTTTGATGGGCATGTTGCCGGGGCCTATCCTGTAAATCTGAAGTTGAATATGACAAGTGATAATCATCTTGGTGCAG TAGCTATTGGTGATGAACAAAGTCTGAACAGACTGGGAAACAAAGTAGGGCCTGGTCTTCATTCTTCTGTTATGGACCCATCTTATATTCAGTTTTTGCAAAGAACTGATTATGCAGCACGTAATGTAACTAGTCCAAGTGGTTATCCTCTGAGCAAAAACCACTTTGGCACTTTGCATGGAGACTTAGAGGGGCTTCAGAAGGCATATCTTGAGGCATTGCTTGCTCAAAGGAAGCAACAGTATGAGTTGTCAGTTTTAGGTAAATCTGGCGGTTTTAATCATGGTTATTTTGGGAACCCACCATATGGGCTTGGCATGTATCCAGGAAATCCGATGGCAAATTCGCTTCATCCTTCTATTGGGTATGGTAGTCCAATGTTTGAGAGTGAGAAGATTGCCCGCTTTAATTCTATGTTGAGAAGTTCAATGGGAGGGTCGGTTAGCTCCTGGAACTCAGATATTGGAAACAACCTAGAAGGACGGCATGCATCATCATTATTAGATGAATTCAAGAACAATAAGAACAAGTCTTTTGAATTTGCGGACATTGTTGATCACGTAATTGAATTCAG TACCGACCAGTATGGAAGTCGCTTTATTCAGCAGAAACTAGAAACAGCcactgtggaagaaaaaatgaagatatttCCAGAGATTATTCCTCATGCTCGCGCCTTGATGACTGATGTATTCGGAAATTATGTCGTACAGAAA TTTTTTGAGCATGGTACAGAAAGTCAAAGAAAAGAGTTAACCAGCCAACTTACTGGCCATGTTTTGCCTCTCAGTCTTCAAATGTATGGTTGTAGAGTGATCCAGAAG GCTTTGGAAGTGGTTGATGTGAATCATCAGGCACAGATGGTGTCGGAGCTTGATGGTTCAATCATGAAATGCGTCCGTGATCAGAATGGGAATCATGTCATTCAGAAGTGTATAGAATGTATCCCTCAAGATAAAATTCAATTTATAATTTCATCCTTCTATGGGCAAGTTGTCACACTATCCACTCATCCTTATGGATGCCGTGTTATACAG AGGGTTCTGGAACATTGCAATGATTCAAACACACAACAAATAATCATGGATGAAATCATGCAATCTGTATGCATTTTGGCACAAGATCAATATGGAAATTACGTCATTCAG CACGTCCTTGAACATGGTAAACCGCATGAACGGACTGCAATTATCCACAAGCTCGCAGGACAAATTGTGAAGATGAGTCAGCAGAAGTTTGCTTCTAATGTTGTGGAGAAGTGCTTAACTTTTGGGAATGCTGATGAGCGCCAGTTTTTAGTGAATGAGATGCTGGGTTCAACTGATGAAAATGAGCCCTTACAG GCCATGATGAAAGATCCCTTTGGAAACTACGTTGTGCAGAAGGTTCTTGAGACTTGTGATGATCAGAGTCTTGAGTTGATTCTTTCTCGCATTAAGGTTCATTTGACTGCCCTGAAGAAGTATACCTACGGCAAACATATCGTTTCTCGTGTCGAGAAACTCATCACAACTGGAG AAAGGCGCATAGGGTTGTCAGCCTCGTGTTCTTCTTGA
- the LOC126632372 gene encoding pumilio homolog 4-like isoform X2 — MATGSNIDMLSTLDNNLQGSNGNLEDALQSELELILREQRNQHAIHRERDMNMYRSGSAPPTVEGSLTAVGSLFRNSDFRDVTSRISNNNGVLSEDEIRSHPAYLSYYYSHDNINPRLPPPLLSREDWRVAQRFQGGGSSFEGIGDWRRKKLADDGDSLSLFSTQLGLQRAEDELMGLRNAKGCNLPKQTSSEWLDRSSDGLIGLSTTGFGGRRKSFADILQEGLDQTASLSGPLSRPSSHNTFGDIMDPTGMTDPHPVGLSNGVESAEGMHNGAAPHGLVGVRSHGPMASHSFASAVGPSLPRSRTPEQLFGRSTSSGLLPVGSRVFPTERKNVASPDIKNDRSSSMNDLADISANFSGLSLSKIRPVDDDRCIQSQLHVDLDNQHDFLFKMPNGHQRLQPELLEKANAEIFSLPTNHAHLAKKNGIITNRTTSSGQANFSRRTSSPSLYSKGSSSGFGALEGSNVHYQEANPPGMDFDGHVAGAYPVNLKLNMTSDNHLGAAIGDEQSLNRLGNKVGPGLHSSVMDPSYIQFLQRTDYAARNVTSPSGYPLSKNHFGTLHGDLEGLQKAYLEALLAQRKQQYELSVLGKSGGFNHGYFGNPPYGLGMYPGNPMANSLHPSIGYGSPMFESEKIARFNSMLRSSMGGSVSSWNSDIGNNLEGRHASSLLDEFKNNKNKSFEFADIVDHVIEFSTDQYGSRFIQQKLETATVEEKMKIFPEIIPHARALMTDVFGNYVVQKFFEHGTESQRKELTSQLTGHVLPLSLQMYGCRVIQKALEVVDVNHQAQMVSELDGSIMKCVRDQNGNHVIQKCIECIPQDKIQFIISSFYGQVVTLSTHPYGCRVIQRVLEHCNDSNTQQIIMDEIMQSVCILAQDQYGNYVIQHVLEHGKPHERTAIIHKLAGQIVKMSQQKFASNVVEKCLTFGNADERQFLVNEMLGSTDENEPLQAMMKDPFGNYVVQKVLETCDDQSLELILSRIKVHLTALKKYTYGKHIVSRVEKLITTGERRIGLSASCSS, encoded by the exons ATGGCTACGGGGAGTAACATAGATATGCTATCAACCCTAGATAATAATCTGCAAGGATCCAATGGGAATTTAGAAGATGCTTTACAGAGTGAGCTTGAATTGATTCTGAGAGAGCAGCGCAATCAGCATGCCATTCATCGGGAGAGGGACATGAATATGTATAGGAGCGGCAGTGCCCCGCCAACTGTTGAGGGTTCGCTAACTGCTGTGGGTAGTCTCTTTAGGAACTCAGATTTTAGGGATGTGACTAGTAGGATTAGTAATAACAATGGGGTTTTGTCCGAAGATGAGATTCGATCTCATCCTGCTTATCTTTCGTACTACTATTCGCATGATAATATTAACCCAAGATTGCCTCCACCGTTGTTGTCGAGAGAGGATTGGCGTGTTGCACAGAGGTTTCAGGGTGGTGGGTCTTCTTTTGAAGGCATTGGGGACTGGAGGAGGAAGAAGTTGGCTGATGATGGTGATAGTTTGTCGCTGTTTTCCACACAGTTGGGACTACAAAGGGCAGAGGATGAGTTGATGGGGTTGAGGAATGCTAAAGGTTGCAATCTCCCTAAACAGACATCATCTGAGTGGCTTGATAGAAGCTCAGATGGTTTGATTGGTTTGTCGACAACTGGGTTTGGTGGAAGGAGAAAGAGTTTTGCTGACATTTTACAG GAAGGACTTGATCAAACTGCGTCCTTGTCAGGTCCCCTGTCAAGGCCATCAAGTCATAACACTTTTGGTGATATCATGGATCCCACAGGCATGACTGATCCCCATCCAGTTGGGTTATCTAATGGAGTGGAGTCTGCAGAGGGTATGCATAATGGAGCAGCTCCACATGGCCTGGTGGGAGTTCGGAGCCATGGCCCAATGGCTTCTCATTCCTTTGCATCTGCTGTGGGTCCTTCTTTGCCAAGAAGCAGAACCCCTGAACAACTATTTGGCAGGTCCACCAGTTCTGGTCTCCTCCCTGTAGGGAGTAGAGTATTCCCTACCGAGAGGAAGAATGTTGCTAGTCCAGATATTAAAAATGATCGTTCTTCCAGCATGAATGATCTGGCTGATATTTCAGCCAATTTTTCTGGCTTAAGCCTGTCAAAAATTAGACCTGTAGATGATGATAGATGTATTCAGTCGCAGCTTCATGTGGATCTTGATAATCAGCATGATTTTCTGTTTAAGATGCCAAATGGGCATCAGAGGCTGCAGCCGGAACTGTTAGAGAAGGCAAATGCTGAAATTTTTTCTCTTCCTACTAATCATGCTCATCTAGCAAAGAAAAATGGAATCATAACAAACCGTACTACATCCTCTGGGCAAGCTAATTTTTCAAGAAGAACTTCTTCTCCCAGTCTGTACTCAAAAGGGAGTTCTTCAGGCTTTGGAGCTTTGGAAGGATCTAATGTTCATTACCAAGAAGCAAATCCACCAGGTATGGACTTTGATGGGCATGTTGCCGGGGCCTATCCTGTAAATCTGAAGTTGAATATGACAAGTGATAATCATCTTGGTGCAG CTATTGGTGATGAACAAAGTCTGAACAGACTGGGAAACAAAGTAGGGCCTGGTCTTCATTCTTCTGTTATGGACCCATCTTATATTCAGTTTTTGCAAAGAACTGATTATGCAGCACGTAATGTAACTAGTCCAAGTGGTTATCCTCTGAGCAAAAACCACTTTGGCACTTTGCATGGAGACTTAGAGGGGCTTCAGAAGGCATATCTTGAGGCATTGCTTGCTCAAAGGAAGCAACAGTATGAGTTGTCAGTTTTAGGTAAATCTGGCGGTTTTAATCATGGTTATTTTGGGAACCCACCATATGGGCTTGGCATGTATCCAGGAAATCCGATGGCAAATTCGCTTCATCCTTCTATTGGGTATGGTAGTCCAATGTTTGAGAGTGAGAAGATTGCCCGCTTTAATTCTATGTTGAGAAGTTCAATGGGAGGGTCGGTTAGCTCCTGGAACTCAGATATTGGAAACAACCTAGAAGGACGGCATGCATCATCATTATTAGATGAATTCAAGAACAATAAGAACAAGTCTTTTGAATTTGCGGACATTGTTGATCACGTAATTGAATTCAG TACCGACCAGTATGGAAGTCGCTTTATTCAGCAGAAACTAGAAACAGCcactgtggaagaaaaaatgaagatatttCCAGAGATTATTCCTCATGCTCGCGCCTTGATGACTGATGTATTCGGAAATTATGTCGTACAGAAA TTTTTTGAGCATGGTACAGAAAGTCAAAGAAAAGAGTTAACCAGCCAACTTACTGGCCATGTTTTGCCTCTCAGTCTTCAAATGTATGGTTGTAGAGTGATCCAGAAG GCTTTGGAAGTGGTTGATGTGAATCATCAGGCACAGATGGTGTCGGAGCTTGATGGTTCAATCATGAAATGCGTCCGTGATCAGAATGGGAATCATGTCATTCAGAAGTGTATAGAATGTATCCCTCAAGATAAAATTCAATTTATAATTTCATCCTTCTATGGGCAAGTTGTCACACTATCCACTCATCCTTATGGATGCCGTGTTATACAG AGGGTTCTGGAACATTGCAATGATTCAAACACACAACAAATAATCATGGATGAAATCATGCAATCTGTATGCATTTTGGCACAAGATCAATATGGAAATTACGTCATTCAG CACGTCCTTGAACATGGTAAACCGCATGAACGGACTGCAATTATCCACAAGCTCGCAGGACAAATTGTGAAGATGAGTCAGCAGAAGTTTGCTTCTAATGTTGTGGAGAAGTGCTTAACTTTTGGGAATGCTGATGAGCGCCAGTTTTTAGTGAATGAGATGCTGGGTTCAACTGATGAAAATGAGCCCTTACAG GCCATGATGAAAGATCCCTTTGGAAACTACGTTGTGCAGAAGGTTCTTGAGACTTGTGATGATCAGAGTCTTGAGTTGATTCTTTCTCGCATTAAGGTTCATTTGACTGCCCTGAAGAAGTATACCTACGGCAAACATATCGTTTCTCGTGTCGAGAAACTCATCACAACTGGAG AAAGGCGCATAGGGTTGTCAGCCTCGTGTTCTTCTTGA
- the LOC126614363 gene encoding uncharacterized mitochondrial protein AtMg00810-like, translating to MAHSHKGFFLNQRKYVMDLLHEAKMTDCKPARIPLDSNLKLKTHGDPIPNLSYYQIMVGKLIYLTITHPDISYAVSIVSQFMHSPSMDHLKIVHRVLCYLKGSIGRGILMRNNSHTQISGYTDADWAGNSLDHKSTTGFCTFVGGNLVTWKSKKQSVVARFSAEAEYRAMTSTACELIWLKSLLLALGFPHQ from the coding sequence ATGGCACACTCTCACAAGGGTTTCTTCCTCAACCAACGCAAGTATGTCATGGATCTTCTTCACGAAGCAAAAATGACAGATTGCAAGCCTGCTCGTATCCCCTTGGACAGCAACTTGAAGCTAAAAACTCATGGTGATCCAATTCCCAATTTAAGTTACTATCAAATAATGGTTGGCAAACTCATTTATCTGACTATCACACATCCTGATATATCATATGCCGTCAGCATTGTTAGCCAGTTTATGCACTCTCCAAGCATggatcatttgaagattgttcATCGTGTGCTATGTTATCTTAAGGGTTCCATTGGTAGAGGAATTCTTATGCGCAACAATAGTCACACTCAGATCTCAGGCTATACTGATGCTGACTGGGCAGGCAATTCTCTCGATCACAAGTCTACCACTGGGTTTTGTACGTTTGTGGGAGGCAACCTAGTTacctggaaaagcaagaaacaaagtgttgTTGCACGCTTTAGTGCAGAGGCAGAGTATCGTGCTATGACGTCGACTGCTTGTGAACTTATTTGGCTCAAAAGCCTTCTGTTGGCTTTAGGTTTTCCTCATCAATAA
- the LOC126632413 gene encoding protein WHAT'S THIS FACTOR 9, mitochondrial has protein sequence MLLKKPTSKTLKTLIFPSLNPTFSFLHLPQNPPHTHTQKSTYVDVYMKWKKDPYFDSLDQIHKSIVLKPIISLKNLIAQNPNGCIPISDVSKRGIQLEVPMKVARFLRLYPLIFEEFTGPKHNLPWFRLTPEADEIDREEKRVCEESREDLRDRLKRLILMSEKKILPLNIVQGMQWYLGFPDDFVRNPDANLDESFRFVEMEDGLRGLAVESSEKVLSVVQRNAMKRGVYFGAPMEAVEFPLFPSKGLRLRRKIVGWLEEFQKLPYVSPYEDFSHLDPDSDVSEKRVVGLLHELLSLFVEHSAERKKLLCLKKHMGMPQKVHKAFERHPHMFYLSLRNKTCTAILKEAYCDESAIGRHPLSGVRMKYIDLMRESAAILKNRRVKNRFVDRLDSHTEIEDGKEIAECSYLSDRGVQN, from the coding sequence ATGTTACTCAAGAAACCCacctccaaaaccctaaaaaccctaattttcccCTCCTTAAACCCAACCTTTTCCTTCCTGCACCTCCCCCAAAACCCTCCTCACACCCACACCCAGAAATCCACCTACGTCGATGTGTACATGAAATGGAAGAAAGACCCTTACTTTGATTCACTCGATCAAATCCACAAGTCCATTGTTCTTAAACCCATCATTTCCCTCAAGAATTTGATTGCCCAAAACCCCAATGGATGCATCCCAATCTCTGATGTTTCCAAAAGGGGGATTCAACTGGAGGTCCCCATGAAGGTTGCAAGGTTTCTGAGGCTGTACCCTTTGATTTTCGAGGAGTTTACTGGCCCGAAACACAATCTTCCATGGTTTAGATTGACCCCAGAAGCTGATGAGATCGATAGGGAGGAGAAAAGGGTTTGTGAGGAAAGTAGGGAGGATTTGAGGGATAGGTTGAAAAGGTTGATTCTGATGAGTGAAAAAAAGATCTTGCCTTTGAATATTGTTCAGGGAATGCAGTGGTATTTGGGTTTCCCCGATGATTTCGTGCGAAACCCGGATGCCAATTTGGATGAGAGTTTTAGATTTGTGGAGATGGAGGATGGGTTGCGGGGGTTGGCTGTTGAGAGTAGTGAGAAGGTGTTGTCTGTGGTGCAGAGGAATGCAATGAAGAGAGGGGTTTATTTCGGAGCTCCGATGGAGGCAGTTGAGTTCCCACTTTTCCCCTCTAAGGGTTTGAGGCTGAGGAGGAAGATTGTGGGTTGGTTGGAGGAGTTTCAGAAGCTTCCCTACGTTTCACCTTACGAGGATTTTTCTCATCTGGATCCGGACAGTGATGTATCGGAGAAGCGCGTGGTGGGGCTTCTTCATGAGTTGCTGAGTCTGTTTGTTGAGCATTCAGCAGAGAGGAAGAAGCTTCTGTGTCTTAAGAAACATATGGGGATGCCGCAGAAAGTGCACAAGGCGTTTGAGAGGCATCCCCATATGTTTTACTTGTCTCTGAGGAACAAGACTTGCACTGCAATCCTCAAAGAGGCTTACTGTGATGAGTCTGCTATTGGGAGGCATCCGCTTTCGGGGGTGAGGATGAAGTACATTGATTTGATGAGGGAGTCGGCCGCGATCTTGAAGAATAGGAGAGTGAAAAACCGGTTTGTTGATCGATTGGATTCGCATACGGAAATTGAAGATGGAAAGGAGATTGCAGAGTGTTCTTACTTGTCTGACAGAGGAGTTCAAAATTAG